Within Streptomyces albofaciens JCM 4342, the genomic segment GCACGGAAGACGGATCGAGACGACCGGAGGCAGCGCGGTGTCGGAGGCCAGGACCCCTGCGCAGATCGAGAAGGACATCGTCCGCAGGCGGCAGGAGCTCGCCGTGACGCTGGACGAGATCGGCGTGCGGCTGCACCCGAAGACGATCATGGGGGACGCCAAGGCGAAGACGGCGGCGGCCGTGGACCGTACGGCGGGGCGGGCCTATGTGGCCGCCAACCGCGCGGTCTCGGACATCCGCGCCCAGCTCGTGTCGGAGGACGGTGCGCCCCGCCTGGAGCGGGTGGTGCCGCTGGCGATGATCGGTGTGGCCGTCGTCGGACTCCTGGTGGTGGGCTCGAAGCGCCGCCGCTCCTAGGGCTCCGGGCCCGTCGGCCCCGGGTTCCGGGCGCCGCCGTTCCCGGGGCTCTGGGTACCGCCGGTCCCCGGCCCGGCCCCGGTGCGTGCGCTGTCCGGTCCCGCGGGCAGGTACCGTCTTGCCGTGAGCCCGAATAACGCCAAGGACACCCACGACAAGCTGCCCATCCGGATGCTGCACGACCGGGTGCTGGTCCGTACCGACATCGCCGAGGGCGAGCGCCGTTCCAGCGGCGGCATCGTCATTCCGGCGACCGCGGCCGTCGGCCGCCGCCTGGCCTGGGCCGAGGTGGTCGCGGTGGGTCAGAACGTACGGACCGTGGAGCCCGGTGACCGGGTGCTGTACGACCCGGAGGACCGGGCCGAGGTCGAGGTGCGCGGCGTCGCGTACGTCCTGATGCGCGAGCGCGATCTGCACGCGGTGGCGGCGGAGCGCCTGGAGGGCGCCGAGGACGCGACGGGGCTGTACCTGTAGAGCCCGGAGCCGGAGCGGGCCGTACCCGTAGTGGTACGGCCGTACGGAGAACGGCGGGCGGTGACCAGCGTCACCGCCCGTTTTGTACGTCTTTTGCTAGGGTCGGAAGCATCCCGACGAGACGCGCCGTACCGGGTCACGACAAGACGACGCACCCCTGTAGAAGCTCGTTTCCACGGAGGTGCCGTCATGGCATGGATCCTGCTCGTCGTCGCCGGCCTGCTGGAGGTCGGCTGGTCGATCGGCATGAAGTTCACCGAGGGGTTCACCCGGCTGTGGCCCAGCGTCTTCACGGGCGCGGGCATCGTCGCCAGCATGCTGCTGCTCTCGTACGCCGCCCGGACGCTGCCGATCGGTACCGCGTACGGCGTATGGGTCGGTATCGGCGCGGCGGGCGCCGCGATCGTGGGCATGCTGGTGCTCGGCGAGCCCGCCACCGCCGCACGGATCTTCTTCATCTGTCTGCTGCTGGTGGCGGTGGTGGGCCTGAAGGCGACCTCGGGCCACTGAGGCCGGGGCGCGCCCGCGCCCCGCGCCCGCCCGCGCCCCCGTGCCCGCCCGCGTCACGTCCCCGGGAAGTTGTCCCAGCCCCCGAAATTCCCGCCGTACCCGGTCATGCTCCCGTCCCCGCCGACCCCGCCGCCGATCCCGCCCCGGCCGCCGCCGACGCCGCCCGGGCCGCCGACCGTCCCGCCGTCGATGCCGCCGGTGGGCGGTTCCACGGTGGGCCAGTCCTCGGTGGGGCCGGTCGTCGGCTCGTGGGTCGGGTACGTCGGGAAGCTGGGGCCGGGGGCCGTGGTGGGGCGGCTGGTCGGCGGTTCGCCGGTGGGGCCCGTCGGCGGGGCGCTGTCGGTCGGGGACGCGGCGCTGCTGCTCGACGACGCGCCGGACGCGCTCGGCTCCTGGGAGGGCGGCTGGTCCGCGCCCGCCTCCAGCTCCAGGTCGAAGTCCTTGACCGGCTTCCCCTTCAGGGCGTCGGCCGTGTACTGGGCCCAGATCTGGGCGGGGAAGCCGCCGCCGTTGATGCGGGGCAGGCCCGCGGCGCCGTACAGCGGCTTCTGCGCGCCGGTGTCCGGGTCCTGGCCCAGGACGGCGACGACGGTGGCCAGCTCGGGCGTGTAGCCCGCGAACCAGGCGGCCCGGTCCTCCTCCGCGGTGCCGGTCTTGCCGGCCGCGGGCCGCCCGGCGGCGCGGGCCTCGGCGCCGGTGCCGCCGGGGCTCTCGATGACGCTGCGCAGGATCGAGGTGGTGGTGTCCGCGGCGTTGCGCGGCACCGCGGTCTTCTCGCCGCGGTCCGGCAGCTCGACGGTCTCGCCGCCCTTGGTGGCCTTGCCGACGAGGCTGTACGCGCGCTGCTTGCCGTGGTTGGCGAGCGTCGCGTACACCTGCGTCATGTCCAGCACGCTGGGCGTTGCGGTGCCGAGCGAGATGGCGCCCTGGGAGGAGCCGAGGCTCGGCGTGTCCTTGGGGACGCCGAGGTCGATGGCGGTCTCCTTGACCTTCTTCGGGCCCACGTCCACGCCCATCTGCGCGTAGACGGCGTTGACGGACTTGTCGGTGGCGGTGGAGACGGTGATCGGGCCGTAGGAGCGGCCGTCCTCGTTCCCGGGGGCGAAGCCGGTGCCCCGGCCGTTGCTGACGGCCTCGCGCTTGTTGGTGCCGTCGTAGACGGTGTTCGGGGTGATCCGGCGGCCGTCCTGGGTGACCGACTCGTTGGCGACCGCCGACGCGAAGACGATCGGCTTGAAGATCGAGCCGACCTGGTAGTCGCGGCGGGTGGCGCTGTTGACGTACTGCTTGGCGTAGTCGATGCCGCCGTACATGGCGACGACGTTGCCGGTGGCGGGGTCGATGGAGGTGCCTCCGGCGCGTACGTACCGGTCCGCCCTGGAGTTGCCCAGCTCGTCCATCAGCCGCTCGTCCACCGCTTTGACCAGCGCGTCCTGCCGCTTCTTGTCGATGGTGGTGGTGATGCGGTAGCCGCCGGCGGCCAGCGTCCGGTCGTCGATGATGTCGTTCTTGGTCAGGTAGTCGCGGACCGCCTCGACGAGGTAGCCGCGCTGCCCGGACAGGCCGGTGGGCGGCTTGGCCTTGCCCGGCGCGGGGAACTTCAGCGTCGCCCGTTCGGACTCGCTGATCCACTTCTTCTTGACCATGCCGTCCAGGACGTAGTTCCAGCGGTCCAGGGCGCGCTGCCGGTTCTCCGGGTGGGCGGCGACGTCGTACGCGCTGGGCGCGTTGAGGAGGGTGGCGAGGTAGGCGCCCTCGGCGGTGGTGAGCTGGTCGGAGTTCTTGCTGTAGTACGCCTGCGCGGCGGCCTGGATGCCGTACGCGTTGCGGCCGTAGTAGCTGGAGTTGAGGTAGCCCTCCAGGATCTCGGACTTGCTGCGCTCGCGGTCCAGTTTGATCGCGATGAAGAACTCCTTGGCCTTGCGGGTGAGGGTCTGCTCCTGCCCGAGGTAGTAGTTCTTCACGTACTGCTGGGTGATGGTGGAACCGGACTGCTTGCCCTTGCC encodes:
- a CDS encoding DUF3618 domain-containing protein, yielding MSEARTPAQIEKDIVRRRQELAVTLDEIGVRLHPKTIMGDAKAKTAAAVDRTAGRAYVAANRAVSDIRAQLVSEDGAPRLERVVPLAMIGVAVVGLLVVGSKRRRS
- a CDS encoding GroES family chaperonin translates to MLHDRVLVRTDIAEGERRSSGGIVIPATAAVGRRLAWAEVVAVGQNVRTVEPGDRVLYDPEDRAEVEVRGVAYVLMRERDLHAVAAERLEGAEDATGLYL
- a CDS encoding DMT family transporter, with product MAWILLVVAGLLEVGWSIGMKFTEGFTRLWPSVFTGAGIVASMLLLSYAARTLPIGTAYGVWVGIGAAGAAIVGMLVLGEPATAARIFFICLLLVAVVGLKATSGH
- a CDS encoding transglycosylase domain-containing protein yields the protein MSDDPQQDGKAGSRVPRWAARSKVPPAGGDGPEGAGPGAGPGPGPGGKGGKSRPRRTGWRRVIPTWRMVLGGFLLILLLIAGGLIAGYVLVPIPAANQAAQAQSNVYLYADGSQIARDGKVNRENVPLSQVPKTTQEAVLAAEDRDFYSESAVDPGAMLRAAWNTVTGKGKQSGSTITQQYVKNYYLGQEQTLTRKAKEFFIAIKLDRERSKSEILEGYLNSSYYGRNAYGIQAAAQAYYSKNSDQLTTAEGAYLATLLNAPSAYDVAAHPENRQRALDRWNYVLDGMVKKKWISESERATLKFPAPGKAKPPTGLSGQRGYLVEAVRDYLTKNDIIDDRTLAAGGYRITTTIDKKRQDALVKAVDERLMDELGNSRADRYVRAGGTSIDPATGNVVAMYGGIDYAKQYVNSATRRDYQVGSIFKPIVFASAVANESVTQDGRRITPNTVYDGTNKREAVSNGRGTGFAPGNEDGRSYGPITVSTATDKSVNAVYAQMGVDVGPKKVKETAIDLGVPKDTPSLGSSQGAISLGTATPSVLDMTQVYATLANHGKQRAYSLVGKATKGGETVELPDRGEKTAVPRNAADTTTSILRSVIESPGGTGAEARAAGRPAAGKTGTAEEDRAAWFAGYTPELATVVAVLGQDPDTGAQKPLYGAAGLPRINGGGFPAQIWAQYTADALKGKPVKDFDLELEAGADQPPSQEPSASGASSSSSAASPTDSAPPTGPTGEPPTSRPTTAPGPSFPTYPTHEPTTGPTEDWPTVEPPTGGIDGGTVGGPGGVGGGRGGIGGGVGGDGSMTGYGGNFGGWDNFPGT